A genomic window from Lycium barbarum isolate Lr01 chromosome 4, ASM1917538v2, whole genome shotgun sequence includes:
- the LOC132638113 gene encoding uncharacterized protein LOC132638113, producing the protein MGSLLYLTLTLFSLAFTATLSSQAQGIKSARLLDLVLRDNTVRFYNTKKFKTAKLYPIHLPSNLSGIRVDSVRYRCGSLARYGAKIKEFKLPIGVTIQHCAERVLIVRQNLGSNWSNIYYDNYELSGYQLISPVLGLLAYNAGDDMVTSSTPFELGFQSNKIPITIDFTNTTRLVNATSITPGIIPLCASFERDGKVTLTKQMSRNVCATKKQGHFGLVIESPLIPSKSKRESNWKLAIGSSIGAALGAFLLGLLLIAIFAKVKKKARMEELVRRAYEEEALQVSMVGHVRAPTAGGTRTVPTIEHEYSPHNT; encoded by the coding sequence ATGGGCTCACTTCTTTATCTAACTCTGACATTATTTTCACTGGCATTCACCGCGACTCTTTCAAGTCAAGCACAAGGCATAAAATCAGCCCGACTTCTTGATCTAGTCCTCAGAGACAACACAGTCCGATTTTACAACACCAAGAAGTTCAAAACAGCGAAACTGTACCCCATACATTTACCATCTAACCTCTCGGGGATCAGAGTCGATTCAGTTAGGTATCGGTGTGGTAGTCTAGCAAGATATGGTGCCAAAATCAAAGAATTCAAATTGCCAATTGGGGTAACTATCCAACATTGTGCTGAAAGAGTACTAATTGTTAGACAAAATCTTGGATCCAATTGGTCTAATATTTACTATGACAACTATGAATTATCAGGTTATCAACTTATTTCACCTGTTTTAGGCCTGTTAGCTTACAATGCTGGTGATGATATGGTAACTTCTTCAACCCCATTTGAACTCGGATTCCAATCCAATAAAATTCCAATTACAATTGATTTTACCAACACAACAAGGCTAGTAAATGCTACTAGTATCACACCAGGAATTATACCATTATGTGCTAGCTTTGAGCGCGATGGAAAGGTGACACTAACAAAACAAATGTCGCGAAATGTTTGTGCTACTAAAAAGCAAGGACATTTCGGTTTAGTCATTGAGTCGCCTCTAATACCTTCGAAAAGTAAAAGGGAAAGTAACTGGAAATTAGCCATAGGGAGCTCGATTGGAGCTGCATTGGGCGCGTTTCTTTTAGGTTTGCTACTGATCGCGATATTTGCAAAGGTGAAGAAGAAAGCAAGAATGGAGGAATTGGTAAGAAGAGCATATGAGGAAGAAGCATTACAAGTTTCAATGGTTGGACATGTTAGAGCTCCAACTGCAGGTGGTACTAGGACTGTTCCAACTATTGAACATGAGTATAGTCCTCATAatacttaa